From the genome of Malus sylvestris chromosome 6, drMalSylv7.2, whole genome shotgun sequence, one region includes:
- the LOC126627152 gene encoding uncharacterized protein LOC126627152 isoform X2, which translates to MDNAFEDEAEHTVSIQEYLKDVEEQELIVELWTKRNFRCDCGNSKFGEFFCKLSPNKDVENVENSYNQNFKGSYCTCSRPYPDPDVEEQVEMIQCCVCEDWFHEEHIGLDSSDEIPRDEEGEPLYEDFICKGCSAVCSFIRLYNQTILASGRQKDAPIKCDKDKEVLSDTPLACGSRRLENDISQTCNTISEPVSGGDRLLLGENSGKNTDAGQCTTDANPPVTCVLGVNLVVASPVLECKPMFLSKNWRDALCKCEKCSEFYIQKHIRFLLDKEDSIMEYEKMAKLKREEKLQEQEGAELTMLDKLGHVEKMEILSGIADMKDELHSFLGSFDPSKTITSADVHQMFENLAKKRRRVE; encoded by the exons ATTGTAGAACTGTGGACCAAAAGAAATTTTAGATGTGATTgtggaaattcaaaatttggagAGTTCTTTTGCAAGCTTTCCCCCAATAAAGATGTAGAAAACGTTGAAAATTCTTacaatcaaaatttcaaaggaTCATACTGCACCTGCAGTCGCCCGTATCCTGATCCAGATGTTGAAGAACAAGTAGAGATGATACAATGCTGTGTGTGTGAAGACTGGTTCCATGAGGAACACATTGGTCTTGACTCTTCTGATGAG ATTCCAAGAGATGAGGAAGGTGAACCACTTTATGAGGATTTTATTTGTAAGGGATGCTCAGCAGTTTGCTCTTTTATCAGACTATACAATCAAACCATCTTGGCATCTGGCAGACAAAAGGATGCTCCCATCAAGTGTGACAAGGATAAAGAGGTTTTAAGCGATACGCCTTTAGCTTGTGGATCTAGAAGGCTAGAGAATGATATTTCTCAAACTTGTAATACCATTTCTGAACCTGTATCTGGTGGGGATAGATTGCTCCTTGGAGAAAATTCTGGGAAGAATACAGATGCGGGTCAATGCACTACAGATGCCAATCCACCTGTTACTTGCGTTCTTGGAGTTAATCTGGTGGTTGCTTCCCCTGTTTTAGAGTGTAAGCCAATGTTTCTTTCTAAAAACTGGAGGGATGCACTCTGCAAGTGTGAAAAATGCAGTGAGTTTTACATACAGAAGCATATTAGGTTTCTGCTTGACAAGGAAGACTCGATCATGGAGTATGAGAAaatggcaaagctgaagagagagGAAAAATTGCAGGAACAGGAGGGGGCTGAGTTGACTATGCTCGATAAACTTGGCCATGTAGAGAAAATGGAGATTCTGAGTGGCATTGCAGACATGAAAGATGAGCTTCATTCTTTCCTG GGATCGTTTGATCCGTCGAAGACAATCACCTCTGCTGATGTCCACCAGATGTTTGAGAATCTAGCGAAGAAACGCAGGCGTGTAGAGTGA
- the LOC126627152 gene encoding uncharacterized protein LOC126627152 isoform X1: MDNAFEDEAEHTVSIQEYLKDVEEQELEVDLVLGGDEGKVCTYNNGYMKRQAIFSCLTCTPDGNAGVCTACSLSCHDGHEIVELWTKRNFRCDCGNSKFGEFFCKLSPNKDVENVENSYNQNFKGSYCTCSRPYPDPDVEEQVEMIQCCVCEDWFHEEHIGLDSSDEIPRDEEGEPLYEDFICKGCSAVCSFIRLYNQTILASGRQKDAPIKCDKDKEVLSDTPLACGSRRLENDISQTCNTISEPVSGGDRLLLGENSGKNTDAGQCTTDANPPVTCVLGVNLVVASPVLECKPMFLSKNWRDALCKCEKCSEFYIQKHIRFLLDKEDSIMEYEKMAKLKREEKLQEQEGAELTMLDKLGHVEKMEILSGIADMKDELHSFLGSFDPSKTITSADVHQMFENLAKKRRRVE; encoded by the exons GAAGTTGATTTGGTTTTGGGAGGCGATGAAGGCAAGGTGTGTACCTATAATAATGGTTATATGAAGAGGCAAGCAATTTTCTCATGTCTGACATGCACCCCAGATGGGAATGCTGGAGTTTGCACAGCTTGTAGCTTGTCTTGCCATGATGGCCATGAG ATTGTAGAACTGTGGACCAAAAGAAATTTTAGATGTGATTgtggaaattcaaaatttggagAGTTCTTTTGCAAGCTTTCCCCCAATAAAGATGTAGAAAACGTTGAAAATTCTTacaatcaaaatttcaaaggaTCATACTGCACCTGCAGTCGCCCGTATCCTGATCCAGATGTTGAAGAACAAGTAGAGATGATACAATGCTGTGTGTGTGAAGACTGGTTCCATGAGGAACACATTGGTCTTGACTCTTCTGATGAG ATTCCAAGAGATGAGGAAGGTGAACCACTTTATGAGGATTTTATTTGTAAGGGATGCTCAGCAGTTTGCTCTTTTATCAGACTATACAATCAAACCATCTTGGCATCTGGCAGACAAAAGGATGCTCCCATCAAGTGTGACAAGGATAAAGAGGTTTTAAGCGATACGCCTTTAGCTTGTGGATCTAGAAGGCTAGAGAATGATATTTCTCAAACTTGTAATACCATTTCTGAACCTGTATCTGGTGGGGATAGATTGCTCCTTGGAGAAAATTCTGGGAAGAATACAGATGCGGGTCAATGCACTACAGATGCCAATCCACCTGTTACTTGCGTTCTTGGAGTTAATCTGGTGGTTGCTTCCCCTGTTTTAGAGTGTAAGCCAATGTTTCTTTCTAAAAACTGGAGGGATGCACTCTGCAAGTGTGAAAAATGCAGTGAGTTTTACATACAGAAGCATATTAGGTTTCTGCTTGACAAGGAAGACTCGATCATGGAGTATGAGAAaatggcaaagctgaagagagagGAAAAATTGCAGGAACAGGAGGGGGCTGAGTTGACTATGCTCGATAAACTTGGCCATGTAGAGAAAATGGAGATTCTGAGTGGCATTGCAGACATGAAAGATGAGCTTCATTCTTTCCTG GGATCGTTTGATCCGTCGAAGACAATCACCTCTGCTGATGTCCACCAGATGTTTGAGAATCTAGCGAAGAAACGCAGGCGTGTAGAGTGA
- the LOC126625320 gene encoding uncharacterized protein LOC126625320: protein MGAAQAMKRIPRIKFPQRHPKPSGTEPQTQGLAGDSSHTFFSGSKASTTLGGKASEQPERTPLSKEEIEAMMLGGII, encoded by the exons atgggtgcAGCCCAGGCGATGAAGAGGATACCTCGCATCAAGTTTCCTCAGAGACACCCCAAACCTTCTG GTACTGAGCCTCAGACTCAAGGTTTGGCTGGTGATTCTTCTCACACTTTCTTCTCAGGTTCAAAGGCCTCAACCACCTTGGGAGGAAAAGCTTCTGAACAACCCGAACGAACACCATTGTCCAAAGAGGAGATTGAGGCCATGATG TTAGGTGGCATCATCTGA
- the LOC126624950 gene encoding uncharacterized protein LOC126624950 translates to MGNCVETCTQKQEQEHIQMQQQQQHEQEDYERENDGRFVKENILGKDGNIRVKIVLTKEELGWLMLQLKDSGGRNLEDVLQEIQKSRAKAIEGWKPSLESIMECPEVIEMDR, encoded by the coding sequence ATGGGAAATTGTGTGGAGACATGCACACAAAAGCAGGAGCAAGAACATATTCaaatgcagcagcagcagcagcatgaGCAAGAAGATTATGAGAGAGAAAATGATGGTAGATTTGTGAAAGAAAACATTTTGGGGAAAGATGGAAACATAAGAGTTAAGATCGTGTTGACCAAAGAAGAGCTGGGGTGGTTGATGCTTCAGCTGAAAGATAGTGGAGGCAGGAACTTGGAAGATGTTTTGCAGGAGATCCAGAAAAGTAGAGCCAAAGCTATTGAGGGATGGAAGCCTTCTTTGGAGAGCATCATGGAGTGCCCTGAAGTAATTGAGATGGATAGATGA